From Ammoniphilus oxalaticus:
GCAATTCTAGACAATCCTTCACTTACATAATTTTCAATCGATGTTTTATAACCCTCATTCAATGAGGAGTAGTAGTAATGGATGTTATCATAAAAATTCGTGATAATTTCTGTTGATATGTATCGATTGATATAATCAGTGGCTTCTTGAATTTGAGATGGCAACACCGCAATTAAGTGGGCTGTCTCAATGACAAGTTGACTAATTAGGAGAATGAACAGCCCGGCGACTATGGATAATACGAAAGATAGCGCAATCAGGGTTGCCGCCCATCTTGGCAATTTAGCGCGCGCTTCCAACCAGTTTACAGGGCGATTGATTAGAAAAGCAATGATCAATGCAAGAATAAAGGGGTAAAGCAGCGGCAAAGCGAATTTGATAAACCAAACGGATATAATAATGAGCGTACTGACCCACGCAAATCGAAAAAAACGTCCAAGGTTTTTCAACCATTCTGGATCCATAACGGAACTCCTTTCAAAGATGGCTTTCTAGTTCATTGTCATAAAAGTATGTTAAAATGAATTCTATGAATAAGGATTGCGCATTATAGACTTCTTATACCGAAAAATGCGCAACAATGCAAATAAATACGGACTTTTTCATGTCAGAAAAAAATTTATAATCGGGATTTTTTGAGTTTTTTCTACGATAACAATTCACAAAAGTAACTATCCCCTTTATAATGAACTTGTTTACTATGGAATGGTAGATTTAAAAATACATAAAGACAGGAGAGGTAGCTATGTCAACTGCTGGTTTAGAAGGTATCGTTGCCACACAATCTTCTATTAGCTCAATCATTGACGGTGTTTTAACCTATCGCGGGATCGATATCGACGAATTAGCTGATCAAGCGAGTTTTGAAGAAGTCATATATTTACTCTGGAATGGAGAACTTCCGAATTCCAGTCAACTTGCTGAATTAAGGCAAGATTTAGCTGCCCATGCTGCGATCCCTGCTGAGATTATTACATTAATGAAATCCCTTCCGGAGAATGCTCATCCGATGGCTACATTGCGGACTGCTGTATCCGTGTTAGGTTTGCTTGATCCTGAGGCGCGAAATATGTCTTTAGAGGACAACCAACGCAAGGCGCTAAAAACGCAAGCGAAAATAAGTTCAATCGTCGCCGCGATCCAGAGAGTTCGAGAAGGGAAAGAGATTTTAATGGCTAATCCCGACTATGGATATGCGGAAAACTTCCTGTATATGTTAACTGGGCAAAAACCAGATCAAATCGCTGTGGAAGCATTGGACAAGGCGCTGGTGTTACATGCTGACCATGAATTAAATGCTTCTACCTTTGCCGCGAGAGTGACAGTGGCTACGTTGTCTGATCTTTATTCGGGTGTTGTGTCTGCCATTGGCACGCTAGGTGGACCATTGCATGGCGGGGCAAACGAAGCCGTTATGCATATGTTGGAGGAGATTGGCGAAGTGGATAAAGTGGAACCCTACATCCATCAAGCGTTAGCGGAAAAGAAGAAGATCATGGGTTTTGGTCATCGCGTTTATAAGACGGGAGATCCGCGAGCCAAACACTTAAAAGAGATGTCTAAAAAACTGACGGCTTTAACAGGGCAGCCGAAGTTGTATGACATGTCGATTAAAATACACGACATTTTAGAGGCTGAAAAAGCGTTGCCGCCCAACGTTGATTTTTATTCGGCTTCTGTATATCATAGTCTTGGGATTCAACGGGATTTGTTTACGCCTATTTTTGCTGTCAGTCGGACATCCGGATGGACAGCCCATATTTTAGAACAGTATGCAAATAACCGTTTAATTCGACCACGGGCTGAATACGTAGGACCTAAAAAGAGACATTACATTCCGATTGACCAGCGTTAACCGCGTGTATTACGAAGAATCATTGCGCCTTTAGACGTGATGCTCTTGATATATGTTTAAAATTCCGAACTTAAATAGGAGGGGTACAGGTGTCATTGTTTGAAAAATATGAAATGCCTGCCAACGGAGAGAAAATTAAATTAGAAAACGGAAAAGTAGTTGTGCCTGACAATCCAATCATTCCTTTCATCGAAGGAGATGGGACAGGTCCAGATATTTGGAACGCGTCTGTGCGTGTGTTAGACGCAGCTGTAGAGAAAGCGTATGGCGGAAAGAAGAAAATTGCTTGGTTTGAAGTATTTGCTGGCGAAAAAGCATTCGATAAGTATGGCGAGTGGTTGCCTAACGATACAGTGAAAGCGATCGAAGAATATCTTGTTTCAATTAAAGGACCTTTGACTACTCCGGTTGGCGGCGGGATCCGTTCAATCAACGTTGCCTTGCGTCAAGGTTTAGATCTTTACGCGTGTGTTCGACCTGTGCAATATTTTGAAGGTGTGCCATCGCCAGTCAAGCGCCCGCAAGATACAGATATGGTGATTTTCCGTGAAAACACGGAAGATATTTATGCGGGTATTGAGTGGGAAGAGCAGTCTGATGATGCGAAAAAGGTCATCTCTTTCCTTCAGGACGAAATGAAAGTTAAAAACATTCGCTTTCCAGAGTCCTCAGCAATCGGTATTAAGCCTGTTTCGAAAGAAGGAAGCGCTCGTTTAGTTCGCGCCGCGATTCAGTATGCGGTTGAAAATAACCGCAAAAGCGTCACATTGGTTCATAAAGGGAACATTATGAAATTTACAGAGGGCGCATTTAAAGATTGGGGTTATGAAGTAGCTGAAACGGAATTTGCTGATAAGGTCTTTACTTGGGCTGAATACGATCGGATTGAGGAGGCTCAAGGAAGAGATGCGGCAAACAAGGCCCAAGCTGACGCGGAAGCGGCTGGAAAGATTATCGTAAAAGATGTGATTGCCGACGCGTTTTTCCAACAAATTTTATTGCGTCCAGCTGAATATGATGTAGTAGCGACACTAAATCTTAACGGGGATTACTTATCTGACGCTTTAGCTGCGCAAGTAGGCGGGATCGGAATTGCGCCGGGAGCGAATATCAACTATGTGACTGGGCATGCGATCTTCGAAGCGACGCACGGCACAGCGCCAAGATATGCGGGTCAAGACAGAATGAATCCATCCTCTGTTATTTTATCCGGTGAAATGATGTTACGTCATTTGGGATGGAATGAAGCGGCGGATCTAATCATTAACTCTATTGCGAAAACGATCGCCAGCAAACAAGTTACATATGATTTTTCGCGTGAACTAGAAGGGGCTACAGAATTAAAAACTTCTGAATTCGCAAATGTTCTAATTGAAAATATGTAATCCTACTCTGAAATTAGAAGGATGTGGTGCAAAGTGGCGTTCAAGCGACGAAAAATTGCTGTTGTTGGCGCGGGCTTTACTGGGGCAACCACTGCCCTCCTTTTGGCTCAAAAAGAATTAGGGGATGTTGTTTTGTTAGACATTCCGCAAATGGAAGACCC
This genomic window contains:
- the citZ gene encoding citrate synthase, whose protein sequence is MSTAGLEGIVATQSSISSIIDGVLTYRGIDIDELADQASFEEVIYLLWNGELPNSSQLAELRQDLAAHAAIPAEIITLMKSLPENAHPMATLRTAVSVLGLLDPEARNMSLEDNQRKALKTQAKISSIVAAIQRVREGKEILMANPDYGYAENFLYMLTGQKPDQIAVEALDKALVLHADHELNASTFAARVTVATLSDLYSGVVSAIGTLGGPLHGGANEAVMHMLEEIGEVDKVEPYIHQALAEKKKIMGFGHRVYKTGDPRAKHLKEMSKKLTALTGQPKLYDMSIKIHDILEAEKALPPNVDFYSASVYHSLGIQRDLFTPIFAVSRTSGWTAHILEQYANNRLIRPRAEYVGPKKRHYIPIDQR
- the icd gene encoding NADP-dependent isocitrate dehydrogenase, producing the protein MPANGEKIKLENGKVVVPDNPIIPFIEGDGTGPDIWNASVRVLDAAVEKAYGGKKKIAWFEVFAGEKAFDKYGEWLPNDTVKAIEEYLVSIKGPLTTPVGGGIRSINVALRQGLDLYACVRPVQYFEGVPSPVKRPQDTDMVIFRENTEDIYAGIEWEEQSDDAKKVISFLQDEMKVKNIRFPESSAIGIKPVSKEGSARLVRAAIQYAVENNRKSVTLVHKGNIMKFTEGAFKDWGYEVAETEFADKVFTWAEYDRIEEAQGRDAANKAQADAEAAGKIIVKDVIADAFFQQILLRPAEYDVVATLNLNGDYLSDALAAQVGGIGIAPGANINYVTGHAIFEATHGTAPRYAGQDRMNPSSVILSGEMMLRHLGWNEAADLIINSIAKTIASKQVTYDFSRELEGATELKTSEFANVLIENM